In the genome of Drosophila yakuba strain Tai18E2 chromosome 3R, Prin_Dyak_Tai18E2_2.1, whole genome shotgun sequence, one region contains:
- the LOC6537243 gene encoding mucin-2, whose product MLAKSLGWALVACLITLVFRRNAQADNSDPTCPPGYQYINGMCYSSSVCPSGYHLQTDGSCLPQTNKKCQPGYFLNVDGLCYLTNPKPCPFESTTTTTSTTTEPTTTTTEPTTTTTTEPTTTTTTTTTEPTTTTTTTEPTTTTTTTTEPITTTTTTTTAPPVIAELTRCPPGSIFFDAQCRKIVCSEGEYYAGRCISSACPAGTVWYQKRCQEPGYITTILEIGNVIHNEHKYSVTSENINRVEYITSAPYDPDKDKTYDYSTPANVPDNIVAPPTTRRPWIYPSLRPTTEQSVIDEVFPGRSPPPECCFVKSPRICINYAPNWVCSSREKKFCDARVCKAPVVYLKPPKIVYDENQKRVVMPPNPPLMACSTPDCKESDALDCSGCKDHQRDKCSPGCYSYYCPNGSCTFMNTEDFCATYPGEFGCNARDGCIWDWCNKKCY is encoded by the exons ATGCTTGCGAAATCATTGGGATGGGCTCTGGTCGCCTGCCTGATCACCCTTGTATTCCGCAGAAATGCTCAAGCAGACAACTCG GATCCGACATGTCCGCCGGGATATCAATATATCAACGGCATGTGCTACAGCTCTTCCGTTTGTCCATCAG GATATCACTTGCAAACGGATGGATCGTGTCTTCCCcagacaaacaaaaagtgcCAGCCTG GGTACTTTCTAAACGTTGACGGTCTGTGCTATCTGACGAATCCTAAGCCGTGTCCGTTTGAATCCACTACAACTACCACATCAACCACAACAGAGcccacaacgacaacaacggAACCAACCACTACAACTACAACGGAACCAACTactacaacaaccacaacaacaacggaaccaactactacaacaacaacaacggaaccaactactactacaacaacaacaacggaaCCAATTactacaacaaccacaacaacaacgg CTCCTCCCGTTATTGCAGAGCTTACTCGCTGTCCACCGGGATCGATTTTCTTCGACGCGCAGTGCAGGAAAATCGTCTGTTCGGAGGGTGAATATTACGCTGGGCGGTGCATTTCATCGGCGTGCCCAGCGGGAACCGTGTGGTACCAAAAACGCTGCCAGGAACCGGGATATATCACGACAATCCTTGAGATTGGCAATGTGATCCACAATGAGCACAAGTACTCGGTGACCAGCGAAAACATAAATCGTGTGGAGTACATTACATCTGCACCATATGATCCCGATAAAGACAAGACCTACGATTATAGTACACCTGCAAATGTCCCAGATAACATTGTGGCCCCACCAACAACCAGACGACCCTGGATATATCCCAGTCTAAGACCAACTACGGAGCAGTCTGTGATCGATGAAGTGTTTCCAGGCCGTAGCCCTCCACCGGAATGCTGTTTTGTGAAGAGCCCCCGCATCTGCATCAACTACGCCCCCAATTGGGTGTGCTCCAGCAGGGAAAAGAAGTTCTGCGATGCCAGAGTGTGTAAGGCCCCAGTAGTATATCTCAAGCCACCGAAGATCGTATATGACGAGAACCAGAAGCGGGTAGTAATGCCGCCCAATCCGCCCCTTATGGCATGCAGTACGCCGGATTGCAAGGAGAGCG ACGCTTTGGATTGTTCTGGCTGCAAGGATCATCAGCGGGATAAGTGCTCACCGGGCTGCTACAGCTACTACTGCCCCAATGGAAGCTGCACCTTCATGAATACCGAGGACTTTTGTGCTACTTATCCTGGCGAATTTGGCTGCAATGCGAGGGACGGCTGTATCTGGGATTGGTGCAATAAGAAGTGCTACTAG
- the LOC6537241 gene encoding uncharacterized protein LOC6537241, protein MPHSKLQLLVVCGLLHLLSFGATAEDQLKNNTIVVHTPLQNYEQPTLRDYEECQTNRDNCINVCDGQQKCEDECPVCPELYDKPLMVQGINDTDIVAPPQTPINTTNIIRLNNEINNIIEHQIQNRNEVNVQVQQNVSQVGGRFGLGYTDKGSCCYVVRLDRECEKQGGRDCREKNRQRVCGEKCQARVMLAKRVVQCDAEDSDKCHETLEYVPRRRRNHHRQSTEAAPCQYFGNSWPYFTCQPNPGQNGDFGQPARVKRSTCQQCLNYPYGYVLQNGLPAQCAGCFQGYGAPLMYNPPWMYNPYVAYPPFNNFPAMNNNNYGNKDETNVDTNEETHAGSGDGWILCDNLEKCLGAEDSKGSQQGSPGHLEQSPVDEGDWDDYNVPVQRRRRRQSRRHFVRSAYSKRNSKNH, encoded by the exons ATGCCACATTCCAAG CTGCAACTTCTAGTGGTTTGTGGGCTACTCCACCTGCTGAGCTTTGGCGCCACCGCCGAGGATCAGCTTAAGAACAACACAATAGTGGTACACACTCCTCTCCAGAACTACGAGCAGCCCACTCTCCGGGACTACGAAGAATGCCAGACGAACCGGGACAATTGCATCAACGTTTGCGATGGCCAACAGAAGTGCGAGGACGAGTGTCCTGTGTGCCCTGAGCTGTACGACAAGCCGCTGATGGTTCAGGGCATAAACGACACAGACATAGTGGCACCTCCGCAGACGCCTATTAATACGACCAACATTATTCGGCTGAACAACGAAATCAACAATATAATCGAGCACCAGATCCAGAATCGCAATGAGGTCAATGTGCAGGTGCAGCAGAATGTCTCGCAGGTGGGAGGACGCTTCGGACTGGGATACACTGACAAGGGATCCTGCTGCTATGTGGTGCGTTTGGATCGCGAATGTGAGAAGCAGGGTGGTCGCGACTGCAGAGAGAAAAACCGACAGCGTGTCTGTGGCGAAAAGTGTCAGGCCCGAGTTATGTTGGCCAAGAGAGTGGTGCAATGCGACGCCGAGGACTCCGACAAGTGCCACGAGACCCTCGAATATGTGCCCCGTCGGAGGAGAAACCACCACAGGCAGTCCACCGAAGCTGCACCGTGTCAATACTTTGGCAACAGTTGGCCTTACTTCACTTGCCAGCCAAATCCAGGCCAAAATGGAGACTTCGGTCAGCCGGCGAGGGTGAAACGCTCTACTTGCCAGCAGTGTCTCAATTATCCCTACGGATACGTTCTGCAGAATGGCCTGCCCGCTCAGTGTGCAGGCTGCTTCCAGGGATACGGAGCTCCACTCATGTATAATCCGCCTTGGATGTACAATCCCTATGTGGCATATCCACCCTTTAACAATTTTCCGGCCATGAACAACAATAACTATGGAAACAAGGACGAAACCAATGTGGACACCAATGAAGAGACCCACGCAGGTTCAGGTGATGGATGGATTTTATGTGACAACCTCGAAAAATGCCTAGGCGCGGAGGACTCCAAGGGCTCTCAGCAGGGGTCACCTGGACATCTGGAACAGTCACCAGTCGATGAGGGGGACTGGGACGACTACAACGTTCCAGTCCAGCGAAGGAGACGCCGTCAAAGCCGCCGCCACTTTGTGCGATCAGCTTACAGCAAACGCAATAGCAAAAACCACTGA
- the LOC6537242 gene encoding mucin-2 isoform X1, giving the protein MSDRKECTWLRRLLLLICLGLFPARAITSSVPNPCPSSQVNVYGACNPTINVIVYNYQCGGQTGIVCNPSNPVTTVVPGTPGCPNTPQYPIVVPSTPGCPNTPQNPTVVPNTPGCPNTPQYPTVVPSTPGCPNTPQNPTVVPSTPSYPNTPQNPIVVPVVPGTPGCPNSPQNPIVVPSTPGCPNTPQNPTVVPSTPGCPNSPQNPIVVPSTPGCPNTAQNPTVVPSTPGCPNTPQNPIVVPVVPSTPGCPNTTQNPTVVPSTPGCPNTPQNPTVVPSTPGCPNTPQYPTVVPSTPSYPNTPQNPIVVPVVPGTPGCPNTPQYPTVVPENPVTVAPSYNASTTPQPTTTPPSVTEQPAPAPQPEPTPYPAPPPQITTTNLPTPIPDTTPPPPAPIMRCPEGTILVKGVCRLLFCGEGALYSEGRCIRTRCPAGYVWTGIRCSRPQPLELGNIHIENTIHQLPGALPHLVTNNVNNVKVNASIAIPGPDSEEEEDQEEVLAPQPPSGPCCKVFAPRVCTNQMDQVGYKCFSRSQQQCGSFCSANKVVLTPPAVTIWTQANNQMLVVPPNWAAQGCHSSYGACQQPQNFYDCSGCALGEFSTCSSYCYSYKCSTHNCAYYDQAQYCSQYAGQIGCRPEDGWVPSA; this is encoded by the exons ATGTCTGATCGCAAAGAGTGTACCTGGttgcggcggctgctgctgctaatcTGCCTTGGACTATTTCCAGCGAGGGCTATCACCAGTTCTGTACCAAATCCCTGCCCAAGCA GTCAGGTGAATGTCTACGGCGCTTGCAACCCCACTATAAACGTGATCGTGTATAATTACCAGTGCGGAGGTCAAACGGGAATTGTATGCAATCCATCCAATCCAGTGACTACCGTTGTTCCTGGTACTCCCGGTTGCCCCAACACTCCTCAATATCCTATAGTGGTTCCTAGTACTCCAGGCTGTCCAAATACTCCTCAAAATCCCACAGTGGTTCCCAATACTCCAGGCTGTCCAAATACTCCTCAATATCCTACGGTGGTTCCTAGTACTCCAGGCTGTCCAAATACTCCTCAAAATCCTACAGTGGTTCCCAGTACTCCAAGCTATCCCAACACTCCCCAAAATCCTATAGTGGTTCCGGTTGTTCCTGGTACTCCAGGTTGCCCCAACTCTCCTCAAAATCCTATAGTGGTTCCTAGTACTCCAGGCTGTCCAAATACTCCTCAAAATCCTACAGTGGTTCCTAGTACTCCAGGTTGCCCCAACTCTCCTCAAAATCCTATAGTGGTTCCTAGTACTCCAGGCTGTCCAAATACTGCTCAGAATCCTACAGTGGTTCCTAGTACTCCAGGGTGTCCAAACACTCCTCAAAATCCTATAGTGGTTCCGGTTGTTCCTAGTACTCCCGGTTGCCCCAACACTACTCAAAATCCTACAGTGGTTCCTAGTACTCCAGGCTGTCCAAATACTCCTCAGAATCCTACAGTGGTTCCTAGTACTCCAGGCTGTCCAAATACTCCTCAATATCCCACAGTGGTTCCCAGTACTCCAAGCTATCCCAACACTCCCCAAAATCCTATAGTGGTTCCGGTTGTTCCTGGTACTCCCGGTTGCCCGAACACTCCTCAATATCCTACAGTGGTTCCGGAAAACCCAGTTACAGTTGCTCCCAGTTACAATGCTAGCACAACACCTCAACCCACAACCACTCCCCCAAGTGTTACTGAACAACCAGCTCCTGCACCACAACCAGAACCAACCCCCTATCCAGCACCACCGCCACAAATCACCACCACAAATCTTCCGACCCCAATCCCAGACACTACGCCACCCCCACCGGCTCCCATTATGCGATGTCCAGAGGGAACCATCTTGGTGAAAGGTGTCTGCCGTCTACTTTTCTGCGGAGAAGGTGCCTTGTACTCCGAAGGTCGCTGCATACGGACGCGCTGTCCGGCCGGATATGTTTGGACGGGAATCCGGTGCTCGAGACCACAGCCATTGGAGCTCGGTAACATCCACATAGAGAACACTATTCACCAACTGCCTGGAGCTCTGCCCCACCTGGTCACAAACAATGTTAACAACGTCAAGGTAAATGCCTCAATCGCAATCCCAGGACCAGACTCTGAGGAAGAAGAGGATCAGGAGGAAGTGCTGGCGCCGCAGCCGCCTTCAGGGCCCTGCTGCAAGGTATTCGCTCCTCGGGTCTGCACCAACCAGATGGATCAGGTGGGGTACAAGTGCTTCAGCAGGAGCCAGCAGCAGTGCGGTTCCTTCTGCAGTGCCAACAAGGTGGTGCTCACTCCGCCAGCAGTTACCATCTGGACGCAGGCCAACAACCAGATGCTGGTCGTCCCTCCCAACTGGGCAGCTCAGGGCTGCCACTCCAGCTATGGCGCATGTCAGCAGCCTCAGA ACTTCTACGACTGCAGTGGCTGTGCGTTGGGTGAGTTTTCGACCTGCTCCTCGTACTGCTACTCCTACAAGTGCAGCACCCACAACTGTGCCTACTATGACCAGGCCCAGTACTGCTCCCAATACGCTGGTCAAATCGGATGCCGGCCGGAAGATGGATGGGTTCCGAGCGCATAA
- the LOC6537242 gene encoding mucin-2 isoform X2, which translates to MSDRKECTWLRRLLLLICLGLFPARAITSSVPNPCPSSQVNVYGACNPTINVIVYNYQCGGQTGIVCNPSNPVTTVVPGTPGCPNTPQYPIVVPSTPGCPNTPQNPTVVPNTPGCPNTPQYPTVVPSTPGCPNTPQNPTVVPSTPSYPNTPQNPIVVPVVPGTPGCPNSPQNPIVVPSTPGCPNTAQNPTVVPSTPGCPNTPQNPIVVPVVPSTPGCPNTTQNPTVVPSTPGCPNTPQNPTVVPSTPGCPNTPQYPTVVPSTPSYPNTPQNPIVVPVVPGTPGCPNTPQYPTVVPENPVTVAPSYNASTTPQPTTTPPSVTEQPAPAPQPEPTPYPAPPPQITTTNLPTPIPDTTPPPPAPIMRCPEGTILVKGVCRLLFCGEGALYSEGRCIRTRCPAGYVWTGIRCSRPQPLELGNIHIENTIHQLPGALPHLVTNNVNNVKVNASIAIPGPDSEEEEDQEEVLAPQPPSGPCCKVFAPRVCTNQMDQVGYKCFSRSQQQCGSFCSANKVVLTPPAVTIWTQANNQMLVVPPNWAAQGCHSSYGACQQPQNFYDCSGCALGEFSTCSSYCYSYKCSTHNCAYYDQAQYCSQYAGQIGCRPEDGWVPSA; encoded by the exons ATGTCTGATCGCAAAGAGTGTACCTGGttgcggcggctgctgctgctaatcTGCCTTGGACTATTTCCAGCGAGGGCTATCACCAGTTCTGTACCAAATCCCTGCCCAAGCA GTCAGGTGAATGTCTACGGCGCTTGCAACCCCACTATAAACGTGATCGTGTATAATTACCAGTGCGGAGGTCAAACGGGAATTGTATGCAATCCATCCAATCCAGTGACTACCGTTGTTCCTGGTACTCCCGGTTGCCCCAACACTCCTCAATATCCTATAGTGGTTCCTAGTACTCCAGGCTGTCCAAATACTCCTCAAAATCCCACAGTGGTTCCCAATACTCCAGGCTGTCCAAATACTCCTCAATATCCTACGGTGGTTCCTAGTACTCCAGGCTGTCCAAATACTCCTCAAAATCCTACAGTGGTTCCCAGTACTCCAAGCTATCCCAACACTCCCCAAAATCCTATAGTGGTTCCGGTTGTTCCTGGTACTCCAG GTTGCCCCAACTCTCCTCAAAATCCTATAGTGGTTCCTAGTACTCCAGGCTGTCCAAATACTGCTCAGAATCCTACAGTGGTTCCTAGTACTCCAGGGTGTCCAAACACTCCTCAAAATCCTATAGTGGTTCCGGTTGTTCCTAGTACTCCCGGTTGCCCCAACACTACTCAAAATCCTACAGTGGTTCCTAGTACTCCAGGCTGTCCAAATACTCCTCAGAATCCTACAGTGGTTCCTAGTACTCCAGGCTGTCCAAATACTCCTCAATATCCCACAGTGGTTCCCAGTACTCCAAGCTATCCCAACACTCCCCAAAATCCTATAGTGGTTCCGGTTGTTCCTGGTACTCCCGGTTGCCCGAACACTCCTCAATATCCTACAGTGGTTCCGGAAAACCCAGTTACAGTTGCTCCCAGTTACAATGCTAGCACAACACCTCAACCCACAACCACTCCCCCAAGTGTTACTGAACAACCAGCTCCTGCACCACAACCAGAACCAACCCCCTATCCAGCACCACCGCCACAAATCACCACCACAAATCTTCCGACCCCAATCCCAGACACTACGCCACCCCCACCGGCTCCCATTATGCGATGTCCAGAGGGAACCATCTTGGTGAAAGGTGTCTGCCGTCTACTTTTCTGCGGAGAAGGTGCCTTGTACTCCGAAGGTCGCTGCATACGGACGCGCTGTCCGGCCGGATATGTTTGGACGGGAATCCGGTGCTCGAGACCACAGCCATTGGAGCTCGGTAACATCCACATAGAGAACACTATTCACCAACTGCCTGGAGCTCTGCCCCACCTGGTCACAAACAATGTTAACAACGTCAAGGTAAATGCCTCAATCGCAATCCCAGGACCAGACTCTGAGGAAGAAGAGGATCAGGAGGAAGTGCTGGCGCCGCAGCCGCCTTCAGGGCCCTGCTGCAAGGTATTCGCTCCTCGGGTCTGCACCAACCAGATGGATCAGGTGGGGTACAAGTGCTTCAGCAGGAGCCAGCAGCAGTGCGGTTCCTTCTGCAGTGCCAACAAGGTGGTGCTCACTCCGCCAGCAGTTACCATCTGGACGCAGGCCAACAACCAGATGCTGGTCGTCCCTCCCAACTGGGCAGCTCAGGGCTGCCACTCCAGCTATGGCGCATGTCAGCAGCCTCAGA ACTTCTACGACTGCAGTGGCTGTGCGTTGGGTGAGTTTTCGACCTGCTCCTCGTACTGCTACTCCTACAAGTGCAGCACCCACAACTGTGCCTACTATGACCAGGCCCAGTACTGCTCCCAATACGCTGGTCAAATCGGATGCCGGCCGGAAGATGGATGGGTTCCGAGCGCATAA